The following are from one region of the Muntiacus reevesi chromosome 3, mMunRee1.1, whole genome shotgun sequence genome:
- the CARD9 gene encoding caspase recruitment domain-containing protein 9 isoform X5 has product MSDYENEDACWSALEGFRVKLISIIDPARITPYLRQCKVLNPDDEEQVLSDPNLVTRKRKVGVLLDILQRTGHKGYVAFLESLELYYPQLYRKVTGKEPTRVFSMIIDASGESGLTQLLMSEVMKLQKKVQELTALLGSRDDLAEELRVKDSLLRKLQERVQRLKEACEAGSRELQRCKDENYDLALRLARQSEERDAALTGHRELLLEIDRLKHSLMKAEDDCRVERKHTLKLRHAMELRPSQELLWELQQEKALLQARVQGLEASVQEGKPDQGRPYIQVPEEDWQRAQRDLQQQAATIFSLRKDLRQAEALRTRSAEEKEMFELQCLALRRDSKMYKDRIEAILQQMEEVATERDQATLMREELHAQHARSLQDKDTLRKQVRELSEKVDELQLQLFQREGQLLAMEGKLRRQQLDVLILPADGPLFCDRRAPTWKTAHPGIPRSSRPPRTWRRIPSSQTKDAGLNGREPPEKEKGRRRLKESFENYRRKRALRKMQHGARQGEADGENTTGSDNTDTEGA; this is encoded by the exons ATGTCCGACTATGAGAACGAGGACGCGTGCTGGAGCGCCCTGGAGGGCTTCCGGGTGAAGCTTATCTCCATCATCGACCCCGCCCGCATCACGCCCTACCTGCGCCAGTGCAAGGTGCTGAACCCCGACGACGAGGAGCAGGTGCTCAGCGACCCCAACCTGGTCACCCGCAAGCGGAAAGTGG GAGTTCTCCTGGACATCCTGCAGCGGACGGGCCACAAGGGCTATGTGGCCTTCCTCGAGAGCCTGGAGCTCTACTACCCGCAGCTCTACAGGAAGGTCACGGGCAAGGAGCCCACCCGTGTCTTCTCCATGATCATCG ATGCTTCTGGAGAGTCGGGCCTGACGCAGCTGCTGATGAGTGAGGTGATGAAGCTGCAGAAGAAGGTGCAGGAGCTGACGGCACTGCTGGGCTCCAGAGACGACCTCGCTGAGGAGCTGCGCGTGAAGGACAGCCTGCTGCGCAAGCTCCAGGAACGCGTGCAGCGGCTCAAGGAGGCCTGCGAGGCGGGCAGCCGCGAGCTCCAGCGCTGCAAGGATGAGAACTACGACCTGGCCCTGCGCctggcccgccagagcgaggagCGCGACGCGGCCCTCACGGGGCACCGCGAGCTGCTGCTGGAG ATCGACCGGCTGAAGCACAGCCTCATGAAGGCGGAGGACGACTGTAGGGTGGAGCGCAAGCACACGCTGAAGCTCAGGCACGCCATGGAGCTGCGGCCCAGCCAGGAGCTGCTCTGGGAGCTGCAGCAGGAGAAGGCGCTGCTGCAGGCGCGCGTGCAGGGCCTGGAGGCCTCGGTGCAG GAGGGGAAGCCGGACCAGGGCCGCCCCTACATCCAGGTGCCAGAGGAGGACTGGCAGAGGGCGCAGCGGGACCTCCAGCAACAGGCCGCCACCATCTTCTCCCTGCGCAAGGACCTGCGCCAGGCCGAGGCCCTGCGCACCCGG AGcgcagaggagaaggagatgttCGAGCTGCAGTGCCTGGCCCTGCGGAGGGACTCCAAGATGTACAAGGACCGCATCGAGGCCATCCTGCAGCAGATGGAGGAGGTCGCCACTGAAAGGGACCAG GCCACCCTGATGCGGGAGGAGCTGCACGCACAGCACGCGCGCAGCCTGCAGGACAAGGACACGCTGCGGAAGCAGGTCCGCGAGCTGAGCGAGAAGGTGGATGAGCTCCAGCTGCAGCTGTTCCAGCGCGAGGGCCAGCTGCTGGCCATGGAGGGCAAGCTCCGGCGGCAGCAGCTGGACGTGCTCATCCTG CCTGCTGATGGACCCCTATTCTGTGACCGCAGAGCTCCGACCTGGAAGACAGCTCACCCAGGAATTCCCAGGAG TTCTCGCCCCCCCAGGACCTGGAGGAGGATACCCAGCTCTCAGACAAAG GACGCAGGACTGAACGGCCGGGAGCCCCCAGAGAAGGAGAAGGGCCGGCGCCGCCTCAAGGAGAGCTTCGAGAACTACCGCAG GAAGCGGGCCCTCCGGAAGATGCAGCACGGCGCGCGGCAGGGGGAGGCGGATGGAGAGAACACCACGGGCAGCGACAACACAGACACCGAGGGCGCCTAG
- the CARD9 gene encoding caspase recruitment domain-containing protein 9 isoform X3, which produces MSDYENEDACWSALEGFRVKLISIIDPARITPYLRQCKVLNPDDEEQVLSDPNLVTRKRKVGVLLDILQRTGHKGYVAFLESLELYYPQLYRKVTGKEPTRVFSMIIDASGESGLTQLLMSEVMKLQKKVQELTALLGSRDDLAEELRVKDSLLRKLQERVQRLKEACEAGSRELQRCKDENYDLALRLARQSEERDAALTGHRELLLEIDRLKHSLMKAEDDCRVERKHTLKLRHAMELRPSQELLWELQQEKALLQARVQGLEASVQEGKPDQGRPYIQVPEEDWQRAQRDLQQQAATIFSLRKDLRQAEALRTRSAEEKEMFELQCLALRRDSKMYKDRIEAILQQMEEVATERDQATLMREELHAQHARSLQDKDTLRKQVRELSEKVDELQLQLFQREGQLLAMEGKLRRQQLDVLILSSDLEDSSPRNSQERSDRPMSLGKFSPPQDLEEDTQLSDKGSLAIRESPDQPSVALQEEQLSLTPEDAGLNGREPPEKEKGRRRLKESFENYRRKRALRKMQHGARQGEADGENTTGSDNTDTEGA; this is translated from the exons ATGTCCGACTATGAGAACGAGGACGCGTGCTGGAGCGCCCTGGAGGGCTTCCGGGTGAAGCTTATCTCCATCATCGACCCCGCCCGCATCACGCCCTACCTGCGCCAGTGCAAGGTGCTGAACCCCGACGACGAGGAGCAGGTGCTCAGCGACCCCAACCTGGTCACCCGCAAGCGGAAAGTGG GAGTTCTCCTGGACATCCTGCAGCGGACGGGCCACAAGGGCTATGTGGCCTTCCTCGAGAGCCTGGAGCTCTACTACCCGCAGCTCTACAGGAAGGTCACGGGCAAGGAGCCCACCCGTGTCTTCTCCATGATCATCG ATGCTTCTGGAGAGTCGGGCCTGACGCAGCTGCTGATGAGTGAGGTGATGAAGCTGCAGAAGAAGGTGCAGGAGCTGACGGCACTGCTGGGCTCCAGAGACGACCTCGCTGAGGAGCTGCGCGTGAAGGACAGCCTGCTGCGCAAGCTCCAGGAACGCGTGCAGCGGCTCAAGGAGGCCTGCGAGGCGGGCAGCCGCGAGCTCCAGCGCTGCAAGGATGAGAACTACGACCTGGCCCTGCGCctggcccgccagagcgaggagCGCGACGCGGCCCTCACGGGGCACCGCGAGCTGCTGCTGGAG ATCGACCGGCTGAAGCACAGCCTCATGAAGGCGGAGGACGACTGTAGGGTGGAGCGCAAGCACACGCTGAAGCTCAGGCACGCCATGGAGCTGCGGCCCAGCCAGGAGCTGCTCTGGGAGCTGCAGCAGGAGAAGGCGCTGCTGCAGGCGCGCGTGCAGGGCCTGGAGGCCTCGGTGCAG GAGGGGAAGCCGGACCAGGGCCGCCCCTACATCCAGGTGCCAGAGGAGGACTGGCAGAGGGCGCAGCGGGACCTCCAGCAACAGGCCGCCACCATCTTCTCCCTGCGCAAGGACCTGCGCCAGGCCGAGGCCCTGCGCACCCGG AGcgcagaggagaaggagatgttCGAGCTGCAGTGCCTGGCCCTGCGGAGGGACTCCAAGATGTACAAGGACCGCATCGAGGCCATCCTGCAGCAGATGGAGGAGGTCGCCACTGAAAGGGACCAG GCCACCCTGATGCGGGAGGAGCTGCACGCACAGCACGCGCGCAGCCTGCAGGACAAGGACACGCTGCGGAAGCAGGTCCGCGAGCTGAGCGAGAAGGTGGATGAGCTCCAGCTGCAGCTGTTCCAGCGCGAGGGCCAGCTGCTGGCCATGGAGGGCAAGCTCCGGCGGCAGCAGCTGGACGTGCTCATCCTG AGCTCCGACCTGGAAGACAGCTCACCCAGGAATTCCCAGGAG CGGTCTGATCGCCCCATGTCTCTTGGGAAGTTCTCGCCCCCCCAGGACCTGGAGGAGGATACCCAGCTCTCAGACAAAG GCAGCCTGGCCATCAGGGAGAGCCCGGATCAGCCGTCTGTGGCCCTGCAGGAGGAGCAGCTATCACTGACCCCGGAG GACGCAGGACTGAACGGCCGGGAGCCCCCAGAGAAGGAGAAGGGCCGGCGCCGCCTCAAGGAGAGCTTCGAGAACTACCGCAG GAAGCGGGCCCTCCGGAAGATGCAGCACGGCGCGCGGCAGGGGGAGGCGGATGGAGAGAACACCACGGGCAGCGACAACACAGACACCGAGGGCGCCTAG